One part of the Raphanus sativus cultivar WK10039 chromosome 7, ASM80110v3, whole genome shotgun sequence genome encodes these proteins:
- the LOC108817910 gene encoding translation factor GUF1 homolog, mitochondrial, translated as MGSMYRASKTLKSSRQAAFSLLFNSVKPNRRDPLCVVGLHQAYGFSSDSKQNSREPPAIDLTQFPSEKIRNFSIIAHIDHGKSTLADRLMELTGTIKKGHGQPQYLDKLQVERERGITVKAQTATMFYENKVKDQDPSGFLLNLIDTPGHVDFSYEVSRSLSACQGALLVVDAAQGVQAQTVANFYLAFEANLTIVPVINKIDQPTADPDRVKAQLKSMFDLDTDEVLLVSAKTGLGLEHVLPAVIERIPPPPGISDSPLRMLLFDSFFNEYKGVVCYVSVVDGMLRKGDKVSFAATNQSYEVLDVGIMHPELTSTGMLLTGQVGYIVTGMRTTKEARIGDTIFRTKTTVVPLPGFKPVRHMVFSGVYPADGSDFEALTHAIEKLTCNDASVSVAKETSAALGMGFRCGFLGLLHMDVFHQRLEQEYGTQVISTIPTVPYTFEYSDGSKLQVQNPAALPSNPKYRVTASWEPTVIATIILPSEYVGAVINLCSDRRGQQLEYTFIDAQRVFLKYQLPLREIVVDFYDELKSITSGYASFDYEDAEYQKSDLVKLDILLNGQAVDALATIVHNQKAYRVGKELVEKLKNFIERQMFEVMIQAAIGSKIIARDTISAMRKNVLAKCYGGDITRKKKLLEKQKEGKKRMKRVGSVDIPHEAFQQILKVS; from the exons ATGGGTTCTATGTACAGAGCCTCTAAAACCCTAAAGTCATCGAGACAAGCAGCATTCTCACTCTTGTTCAATTCAGTCAAACCCAACCGAAGAGATCCGTTATGCGTCGTCGGATTGCACCAAGCTTACGGTTTCAGCTCAGATTCCAAGCAAAACTCCAGAGAACCCCCCGCCATTGATCTGACACAGTTTCCTTCCGAAAAGATCCGAAACTTCTCCATCATTGCCCATATTGATCATGGCAAATCTACTTTGGCCGATCGTCTCATGGAACTTACTGGTACCATCAAGAAAGGCCATGGCCAGCCTCAATATCTCGACAAATTGCAG gtagagagggagagaggaaTCACTGTGAAAGCTCAAACAGCGACAATGTTCTACGAAAACAAAGTTAAAGATCAAGATCCCAGCGGTTTTCTTCTGAACCTAATTGATACACCTGGTCATGTTGACTTTAGCTATGAGGTTTCTAGATCCTTATCCGCTTGTCAAGGAGCTCTCTTGGTCGTTGACGCGGCTCAAGGTGTTCAAGCACAAACCGTGGCTAACTTTTACTTAGCATTCGAAGCTAACCTCACCATCGTACCTGTGATCAACAAGATCGATCAACCAACAGCTGATCCTGACCGTGTCAAAGCTCAGTTAAAGTCCATGTTTGATCTCGACACCGACGAGGTTCTCCTAGTATCTGCTAAAACGGGTTTGGGGCTCGAGCATGTGCTTCCCGCGGTTATAGAACGGATACCTCCTCCTCCTGGGATCAGTGACTCTCCTCTACGGATGCTTTTGTTCGACTCCTTTTTTAATGAGTACAAAGGTGTCGTCTGCTATGTCTCTGTCGTTGATGGGATGCTAAGGAAAGGAGATAAGGTCTCGTTCGCTGCGACTAACCAGTCTTATGAAGTGTTAGACGTCGGGATTATGCACCCTGAGCTTACTTCTACTGGGATGCTTCTTACGGGACAGGTTGGTTATATAGTAACCGGCATGCGAACCACCAAAGAGGCACGTATCGGTGACACAATCTTCAGAACAAAAACCACTGTGGTGCCTCTTCCAG GTTTCAAGCCGGTGAGGCATATGGTGTTCTCCGGCGTTTATCCTGCTGATGGATCTGATTTTGAAGCACTTACTCATGCCATAGAGAAACTGACGTGTAACGATGCAAGTGTCTCGGTTGCTAAGGAAACAAGCGCAGCTCTTGGGATGGGATTCAGATGTGGTTTCTTAGGTTTGCTTCACATGGATGTATTTCATCAGCGGCTTGAACAAGAGTACGGTACACAAGTGATCTCTACCATCCCTACCGTTCCTTACACGTTTGAATACTCAGATGGGAGCAAGTTGCAAGTGCAGAATCCTGCTGCTTTACCTTCAAACCCCAAGTACCGAGTCACAGCTTCTTGGGAGCCAACGGTGATCGCCACGATCATCCTTCCTAGTGAGTACGTAGGAGCTGTGATCAACCTCTGCTCTGACCGAAGAGGTCAGCAGCTAGAATACACATTTATAGACGCTCAACGTGTTTTCTTGAAGTACCAGCTACCTTTGAGGGAGATAGTTGTTGATTTCTACGATGAGTTGAAAAGCATAACATCAGGTTACGCTTCTTTCGACTACGAGGACGCAGAGTATCAGAAATCTGATCTTGTGAAGCTTGATATCCTTTTGAACGGTCAAGCAGTTGATGCGTTAGCAACTATTGTTCACAACCAGAAAGCATACCGTGTGGGTAAAGAACTTGTTGAGAAGCTTAAGAACTTTATAGAGAGGCAGATGTTTGAAGTAATGATACAAGCTGCTATAGGTTCAAAGATCATTGCGAGAGACACAATCTCTGCGATGAGGAAGAACGTGCTTGCGAAATGTTATGGTGGAGACATAACTAGGAAAAAGAAGCTTCTTGAGAAGCAGAAAGAAGGGAAGAAAAGGATGAAGAGAGTTGGTTCTGTTGATATACCACATGAGGCTTTTCAACAAATACTCAAAGTCTCTTAG